A single Elaeis guineensis isolate ETL-2024a chromosome 15, EG11, whole genome shotgun sequence DNA region contains:
- the LOC105057906 gene encoding trans-resveratrol di-O-methyltransferase, whose translation MEGRTMGEDILEELEAQGNVWNHTFSFVNSMSLKCAVELGIPDAIHGHGSPVTLSELSAMLSLPPRRTAALRRLMRMLVHSGCFAKDVVGDGEEGAYVLTPFSRLLLKEKRTSVSAYVLGMLDPLLIQTWHSLSAWFHGEERTPFRLAHGKGIFEAAAERPELASFLNAAMASDSQLVGEVMVRECSEAFKGVKSLVDVGGCTGTMAMIIAEAFPDIKCTVFDLPHIVAAAAAEAKTPAAVDFVGGDMFERVPPADVALLKWILHDWSDDDCVKILRRCKEAIPSKENGGKLIIVDAVVKAGDDGSNKTTETQLFFDMLMMVNSGGMQREEKEWSKIFFDAGFSNYKINPVMGLRSIIEVYP comes from the exons ATGGAGGGAAGAACTATGGGAGAGGACATCCTGGAGGAGCTGGAAGCTCAGGGCAATGTGTGGAATCACACCTTCAGCTTCGTAAACTCCATGTCTCTCAAGTGTGCTGTGGAGCTCGGCATCCCGGACGCCATCCACGGCCACGGCAGCCCCGTCACTCTCTCCGAGCTGTCTGCCATGCTATCCCTGCCTCCCCGCCGAACCGCCGCCCTGCGACGCCTCATGCGCATGCTTGTCCATTCCGGCTGCTTCGCCAAGGACGTCGTGGGAGACGGCGAAGAGGGCGCGTACGTCCTCACGCCCTTCTCGAGGCTTCTCCTGAAGGAGAAGCGGACGAGCGTTTCGGCCTACGTGCTCGGCATGCTCGATCCCCTCCTCATCCAAACGTGGCACTCCCTGAGCGCGTGGTTCCATGGGGAAGAGCGCACGCCGTTCCGGCTAGCCCATGGGAAGGGGATCTTCGAGGCGGCGGCGGAGCGGCCGGAGCTCGCCTCTTTCCTCAACGCGGCGATGGCGAGCGACTCCCAGCTGGTGGGGGAAGTGATGGTGAGGGAGTGCAGCGAGGCGTTCAAGGGGGTGAAGTCGCTGGTGGATGTTGGGGGTTGCACCGGGACCATGGCGATGATCATCGCCGAGGCCTTCCCGGACATCAAGTGCACCGTCTTCGACTTGCCTCACATCGTGGCGGCGGCAGCTGCCGAGGCTAAGACTCCGGCGGCGGTGGATTTCGTTGGAGGAGATATGTTCGAGCGCGTTCCTCCGGCAGACGTGGCGCTACTGAAG tGGATCTTACATGATTGGAGTGATGATGACTGTGTGAAGATATTGAGGCGTTGCAAAGAGGCAATTCCCTCAAAGGAGAATGGAGGGAAGCTGATTATAGTGGACGCGGTTGTGAAAGCTGGTGATGATGGCTCTAACAAGACAACAGAGACTCAACTCTTTTTTGATATGTTAATGATGGTTAATAGTGGTGGAATGCAACGAGAAGAGAAAGAATGGAGCAAAATTTTCTTTGATGCTGGTTTTTCTAACTATAAAATAAATCCAGTAATGGGATTACGATCAATAATTGAGGTTTATCCATGA